The Gadus chalcogrammus isolate NIFS_2021 chromosome 16, NIFS_Gcha_1.0, whole genome shotgun sequence DNA window TTTGATGACACGACACAGCTATACATTATGACAGCCATAGTTTCTAGAGCAGGAATTACTACTAGTGAGTGgcaatcaattaaaaaaagttaACTCATTCCATCCTAATTTGAATTCATTCTATTCCTATTGCTTTCAAAAAATGTCCATGCATCGGTATAGGACATTTATTAACGAGTGGGCCAGGTGATATGGCAGAATGCAAATGGTAGGAATCAAAACCCTCTGTGgaattttttaatcatttagtCTAATAATGATTAAGGCTGCATATCAGTATATTAATATACAACaataatatatgtattatgtattgTATGTTGCCTGACCTTGCAACAACACTGATATGAAAGATAATGCTTGGTTTAATAAGGGTTTCCCAGGCACAGATATATTGTGTCTATTCTGGATGTTTGGACAGCACACTAATCTAAGGCCCTGCATTATGACCTGGACATAGAGTTATTTTATGATTATCAGGATATTGGGTTATTTGTGCTAGGCCTACATGAATTGGGGTGATACTAATTTAGTTCCTGGCCAGGGTTCAAAGACCAGTAATAAACGGGCATATAATATGTGTTTGCGATGATGTGATGGGCGGGTGTCCAGCCTTGTAACAAGCAAATTTCTGAGACTAAAGTGAGATTTTTTTTGGAGATGCACATCACATGATGATCCATGACGTCCATGATATAATGAACAATTGGGCCTATTTAAAATGAGAACTGGTGAATCACCGTGTAACTATTCTCCTGTTTACAAAGCACTAAGTTCCTGGCCATTGTGTTGTTACTCAGATCTGATCCACTGCACCAACGAGATGAATGTGAACATTCCTCAGCTGGCGGACTCACTGTTTGAGCggaccaccaacaccagctgGGTGGTGGTCTTCAAGTCCCTCATCACCACACAACACCTCATGGTCTATGGCAATGAGGTGAGCCCGGTCAATACAACAAGTATTTACTGTCCGATTTTTACTGCTTGCTGTATCTAAAATGTCAACTGCCAAGTATATCATCAAAAGCACCATAGCTTACAGAAAACCAAACTATAATCAATGGctgtcattttatttttgtttcgtAACAGCGTTTTGTCCAGTACTTGGCTTCAAGGAATACATTGTTCAACCTCAGTAattttttggataaaagtggGCTACAAGGTAAACGACACACTCatcttcaatcaatcaattagcTTCCGGATGTTTACTTGTTATACAGTTAAGTGCATGCATGAGTCGTTTTGGAGTCAGAGGAACATATATTTGTGATGTCTCTTGCAGGGTATGACATGTCCACATTTATCCGGAGGTATAGTCGCTACCTCAACGAGAAGGCAGTCTCCTATCGACAGGTGGCCTTTGACTTCACCAAAGTAAAGCGAGGGTAAGAATTGAAAACTACAAAACACTGACTTTTAAAAGATTTTTAGCTTTTGAGTCAATGATATTTACTTATAAATATGGGTACAACAAAAAAATTGTCCGATGCTGATTATTTCtcaatcccctctctctcttactctctttgCTACCTTTATCTTGTGGGCGTGTCTTCTCTCCTGACCCCTTCCCACCCACTCTTCCACTACTACTTCTACTCTATGCAGGGTGGATGgagtgatgaggatgatgaacaCAGAAAAGCTGCTCAAGACCATCCCTATCATCCAGAACCAGATGGATGCCCTACTGGACTTCAACGTGAGTAGTGTAAGGAGAAACCAGATGCTACTGCATGAGTTCTTTTTTTAAGTTCCCAACCACTGGGCAAGGTTCATTTGCATGaagtttaaatatatattctttacGCCATTGGCGTCTTTGCAAGGCATGCTACATAAGTTAAAATTCATTTGGATTCCGTTCTTCCCTAGGGTTGGCGGCACTGTAATTATAAGGCAATCATATGTCAAACTATTTTTGACAgacaaataaatattaataaataatcatTCGTAATGGATAGGGAAGTAATATAGATTTAATTGTAGACTACATTAATGTACAAACAAAATGTTAATTTCATTGTTATAATGAGTCAGGACTTGTTATTAGAGATAGTATTTCCAGGGATTCAAGATGGTAAAAATAGTCTGATAAGAGTTTCTGTGAGTCAGTGGTTTTTCGATCACCCTTGCTCTGTAATTCTGTCTGCAAAGACTGCAAATGCACAAGCTGATTGTGAACTCactctggtctcctctcctTCAGGTCAATGCCAATGAGCTCACTAATGGAGTCATCAATGCTGCGTTCATGCTCCTGTTCAAAGACTCCATCAGGCTCTTCGCTGCGTACAACGAAGGGATTATCAACCTGCTTGGTAAGAGTAATTACAGGATAGCTTTTATCCCCCCATTAACCAACTTTTGTTCTATTAAGTCAAAGTGGACATTGCCTCTTAGCAATACACTAAGACATATCCATGTTGTATGTTCCAAAGACTAAGAAGTACCTTTGTTTGTTACAAATGCAGAAAAATACTTTGACATGAAGAAGACCCAGTGTAAAGAAGGCTTGGACATCTACAAGAAGTTTCTCACCAGAATGACCCGGATATCAGAGTTCCTCAAAGTAGCGGAGGTAGCTATCAAACGATGCTCTTAGGTTTTATTGAATTGTATAAATGAAATTTAGATGCCATTATTACTTGGCTAGAAAAGGGAACAGTACATTGATTGTGTGATGATGCTAAGCCAATATATATCAATCAATTCTGTTTTCCGTTTAACAGCAGGTGGGAATTGATCGAGGGGACATTCCGGATCTTTCTCAGGTAAGCATAAAAACGCCGGAGCAGTAGTTGGTATCAGACTTGCCGCAGGCCTACACAGGCAACGTACAGCGATATGCTGCCTAGTACCTTTTTCTTTTGGGCTGTACAAAGATAAGGCAGAACCTCTTTCTTTCAATCTATGTTTCTTTCAATTATTTTGCCCAGAACGTTTGCCTAGAAACAGTCTACATACTGAACAAAATGCATACACCCCACCCTGTACAAATGTTCCTTCAAGATAAGACACTGCATGATATTCTTTATCGCATGTCGCCAACAAAGACCCTTTTTCCTCCAAGTCTTCCTCTACTTCTTTTCtatttgtttgtgtcttttagcgctctctctcttccacctttTTACATTAAATAAAGGTGATAAAGGCAAGCTTTCGGTGAGCTGACTAATTCAGATGAGAAGGCCTGCTACTGCAGTCAGAACTTGTGTGTCTTCACCATGTGTATTGCAAGCCCTACATTCTAACCCAAGTGCACATACTGGGGTATGTCAATTGTAAGTTTAAGCAAGTCACCCTCTCTCCCATACTGTAACAAcgacacaggcacacgcaaacactcgcacacacacgcacacacacacacataactggtCACTGCTAGTCACCACCTTTATATTCTGTATTTTCCCTTTATCTTTCCACTTTAGTTCACAGTTTGTGTAAGTACTATCATCTCACTCTTCTTTCGGTGTCTGTGACTTGCTTTAGTGTTGTCTCTTTGCATGCTCCtgctctgactctgtctctcctaCATCGTGGTGAAAAACAGTTGAAGGAAAAAAGTCTCTCCGTGGTAAATCATGTAATTCACTTTGTGTCCCATGaggtgtaccccccccccccccccccaatgtagCTCATGTTGACAATGGCTGCCCCAATGGGCATTGTTACAGCGACCAATGTCCGAGCCACGCTGCTTGGACATTGGATCGGCTCCGTGATGGCCAAGTTGTGAGGTGCCTCATTTCACATACGTCGTCTTCCTCGCTCATCCAAAGTGGCTTCTCAGCTGGAATGCAATCATTGCACAGCGGTGGGCTAACTCATAACTCAACGTTTTTGCCATTTCTTAACATTTAACTTGACTTCAATGCACAGAAGGGCACCATAGTCACTTGTCAACACGTTGTTAGTATAGTGTAGCATTTTTAGTCTTTAGTCCTTAGCAGAACTACATAGAAACCCCCTAACATTGCCTTGCCCACCCCTGGCTCAGCAGTTCTTGATGCCCAAACAGACAGATGTTCATGTTGTGAGATCGATGCTAACTTGGTGCTCTTGGCCCGCCAGGCTCCCAGCAGTCTCCTGGAAGCCCTGGAGCAGCACTTGGCCTCCTTAGAGGGCAAGAAGGTCAAAGACTCCACCGCTGCCAGCAGGTAGGTGCTTCTCCGGTCTCCGGCTTCAGTTCCCTGAACCTTTTTGGCCCAGGACCATCCTAACATTTTGTGCTGTTAAACAAGGAATGAGCTCACACCACTCcaacgcacttattgtatgttgtacgtcctggtacttaatgtacgcacttattgtctgCGTAcacttgcacttaaaaatagtacatagcattgtgtagcatcttctccTACCCTGTATACAAccctttgttgtatacagggaatggggttaacctaacaattgttagtgcttggcacttggttctatgaacatccttactgtaccgacagcaatatattgtttctcttctgacaaatgtactttttgtaagtcgcttttggTAAAATTGTCTGCTAAATGTTAACGTTAATGTCATAAGCAATTTATTAGAGAGATGGTGTTGGGACACTCTCCAATACAGTATTCACAATTCAGTCCTCAAATACACAAATGTtatacaaatgtgttttttggtCTCCAGGGCGAGCACCCTGTCCAACGCGGTGTCGTCTCTAGCGAGCACGGGGATGTCGTTCACTAAGGTAGACGAGCGGGAGAAGCAAGCGGCTCTGGAGGAAGAGCAGGCTCGGCTCAAAGCGCTTAAGGTACGGCCGTGGTTGAAAGGACTCAGAACTGTTTTTTTTGCCAAAGTATAAATTGTTCAGGGTTTTCATCTTGGTGCAGGTGTTAGCATTTATTCAggacaataaatacaaatatgcaacaaaaCGTATGAGACAATCAATAGGAATACAAATACGGTATTTGCGGCAGTATTTGCAATGTAATATGCATAATTAAAGTTCAACAGATCACAGGGGAGGGGAAAGTAATCCAAAGTGTTTCACTCGGCGTGAGTTTAAccaggaaaacaaacaaacaaccacacgACACCCCATAGCAACCGCAGTACACAATAACAAGGGCGTCAAAACGCGACCGCCATGGTGGCTTTCGTTGGGGGTTCTGAAACTTGTCCTTTTCTTAGGAACAGAGGCTGAAGGAGCTGTCTAAGAGGCCCTCTTTCGCCACGACCGACACGTCGCCCGTCTCCACCACAGGGGGCACCATCAGCACAGCCCCGGCCATCGACCTCTTCTCCACCCCCAGCTGCTCCAACGGGTACACTCATTAGTGGCTCTGTAGAGAGAATCGattgtttgttctttttaaaGCGAAAGATTCGCGATTTAACGCTCGCCTGAAGGATATTTACTTGATTTATGCTGATGAAAATCCGGGAATATTTCGGTGGTTGCATGCACTCTTTATGTCCATATATAAATCTTGagtaaaagctttttttttatgaaactgTGGCTCTTAAGCGCACCATATAATACTTAATAACGCCACATCTTACATTGTACTGAGCTTTAGTTTTCTTATTTCTAACCAATTCCAAATGATATCATGGGTGTTTTGATCGACGGTTGAGGTGACAGGGCGTTTTCCTTCCCGCAGTGCTCTGAAGATGGAGAGCGACCTGTTCGACCTGCAGTCCACCTTCCAGCCCTCCATGCAGTCTGGCTCTGCGGGCCTCCCAGTAGCGACTGCCTGGGCAGGTAAGGACCCATGGCCCACCACGtcgcaacacccccccccatctccacaATCAACTTCAACCAGCCCTCCTACTGATCTACTCTGACCTGTTGTGCATGCTCTCTGATGTCCACCCCTCTTACCTTCTCGTTTacttctgcctgtctctctcactcgctctctctctctgtgtcctcccttcctctctgtgccTTCCTAGATCCTTTCACCTCTGCCGAAGCTGGGGACGACTCCATGCCAAACCTTAACCCTTTCCTCTCAAAAATCGTTGTCGATGCCGCGCACATACCTGTCGTGTCTTCGGACGGTGTTAGCTTTCCCTCTAGGACGTCCGCCCATGAAATGTTTGGCGGTAAAAGGCCTTTTTTTTGTCTATCCCCCCAAAACCCCTCTTGTCTCTCCTGTAGCCCCACTGGTGTTACTTGTCCGTAGCAATGCTCAGTGTCTCACATGCATGGTTAATGTGTAAAGCTCGATTTGGAGCGTTAATAAGCTATATCTGTGTGTAAAGTTTTCCTGGttattatcttattattattatctctttcttcctcgtctttaatgttatttatatttatttaataattcaTGCCAATTTTAATGGTCACAGAATACTGTgcattcagccaatcagaaagacATGTGGGCGTGTACCAACTCCCAGTAGAACCCCTCCTACCCTCCCATCTCCGGCCATACGACACAACGTGTTATATGCAGAaatatagatctagatctatagaaaTATAAAGCAATAACCATAGAGGTAATAAGTTGAaatctgttttttctttgaccAACACTATGTTTGATCCTCCAGATCGTTACAATCCCTTTATTGACACAAACTCGTCCGTTTCAACCAATTACAAACGTACAGTGCGGATAGAACACTCCATGTCAGGTACTTTGATGGACCCCCATCTAAGCCTATGTTTCCCCACTTGGCAAACATAgggtgtttctttatttttttttacccaatACAATCCCATGGACCTTATAAAACGTTTTGATACAACCCTCATCTAGGTGGTTTAACCTGCCTTTGCTATCCCTTAATTGATTGCAGAACTGAATATAAATCCCTGATATCCTCCCTCCCATAGGCTATTCTGTCTCTGCTACTTAAAATTAACCAAATTGATCTTAAACCTTGAATTAAAATCAGCCTTCCCTTATTTAATTATCTTCTCCCGCTGTTTTTCTTTCTGCCCTGGCTCGTTTACCGGCACTGTCCTGAAATCCCTTCTCTATTGGTCTGTCTCCTCTTTCTTTCTACTTCCTACTTTCTGCTTCCGGCGTCAGACTCCTTCTGTGGTCCAGCGCCAGgtccccagcaccaccaccagcctcccTACCCCACCGAGTCCTCTGCCGTAGCAGGTCTATTCAGAGGTATTGTACCTAGCTGTACGCCCAGGACAGAGCTCCAGCCAGACCTCCCCTAGGAGAGGGGTAGAAGCCCCACGTCGGAGGGGTTTACTTTAATCACGGCCATCCCAGTTTATTTTTAAAGCTCAGCTGTGATTTGCTACCCCTCATAACACAGAGTAcagagagtgacacacacagcagcctggTTTAAAACAACCCCAGTCAGGTGGTTATAATCCAGTGGCTAGGTCGTAGGTCGCTGTTGTCTATGTACATAGCatctagggctgctcgattatgggaaaaatcataaacacgattattttggtcaatattgaaatcacgattattcaaacgattatttttgagtttgaaaacatgttgtatttattcagcatgtctctccccaAAAAAACTTTGGAACTGAGAACCTTGAAaattcgccttaaaaaaatacacaaaataacaaaaggAACTTTGAAAatcgccttaaaaaaaaaatctaaaatacagatatgtatccagctgttctgccctttctataaacattaaataaaagaaaatatatacaaaaataaataactagattatgttaattttgtgatcgtttgacgctatgATCGAAATCACGATCAAAATTCGCCCAGCCCTGATAGAATCCATGACTAGCATCCATCCATGACGTCTTGAGATTTATTCTGAAATGGTGCGCCGGTGGTGGTTTTCTAACGGCgttccctcaccccctcctgctgtgtctctcgctcccctATAGGGTACTCCACGCCACAGCCTGCCTCCCAGCAGCCCACTCCGTCCGGGGGCCTGCAGGTCGACTTTGAGTCGGTGTTTGGAGTCAAAGCGGCCGGCGGCAACGTCCTGGTTTCTGACGGTGaggacacactcagacacacacccagagagagaACCCTGGAACTGACATGGGGTTTAATATTTAATGTGGTTTCTGTGTACTCGAGGTAGGGCTCCAGGTTGTTTGAGTTCAAACAGGGCAGATTCCAGGCCCCATTCCGTCTCACCGCAGTCGatacaaaaacatgttttccaaAGGGAGAGGGTCACGTAACAGTATTTAAATGAAGTCacggttgtttgttgttttgtcatATTTTGAGAAATGGGTCACGACCTTGATAGTCAGGCCAGGGCGTCGTGTCAGCGCAACGTTGAATACACTCCAGGAAACGCATATTCATCTATGCAAATTATGTAAACGCACATCCACCcaatacacgcacaaacattaaCACCAAAGATTAAGATATGAATTGCTGTCCTTCCTGAGCAATAGTACAGGCTTCCTGATCGTCGAAGCGGCACTGTATTTAGCCAATTAGGATACATATATACATTAGCCTGTCATGGCTGATGTGTTGCCGCtggtttatatgtatatatatatatatatgtgttagAACCACCATCTGTTACCTTGCCAGATATCTCCGGGAGCATCCTGAAGCCAACTCTAGCGGGGTCCAGCCAGGGTCTGTGTTCCATGACGAACCAAGACCGGCTGGTGTCAGACGACCTTGACTCCTCCCTGGCTAACCTCGTGGGCAGTGAGTACCCCAGTCTAGTTCCTGTGATTTACTATTCCCTTTATCCTTGTCTTTCTGTCAAGGGATGTTTTATATCTCTCTTCCCACATTCTTATCTTGATAATGGCACTGAACGTCTCCGTACCGTGATATATCTGTTTTTGTATTAAGGGTAATATGATAGTATATTCTTTTTTAAACGCCACACTATCAAAGCGATCTTAGTGGACGCGCGTAGGAGAGGAGACGATAAGCGGAGATTATCGTATGATGCGCAACATCGTGTTACATAATCCATGTCAGCAGACCAACAAATCACGATAAACAAATCACACCGTGCTGTCACGGCCAAAGACCATCACTCTGCTCACACCTCGCTCTCTTCCCACAGACCTCGGCATCGGAAATGGaacctcgaaaaagtaagtGGCACCCCAAAGACATGAGtggacacaaagaaaaacacacatgtcaacacaaatacacacatatatggttggacacacattcatgaattgacacacacacacacacgcatacatgggcaaaaacacatacacgcacatgcgcacacacacacacacacacacacacacacacacacacacacacacacacacacacacacacacacacacacacacgcttgacTGCCCAAGCTCATGCAaggacacatgcaaacacacacgcacacacgcaacccCCCCAACGACCATATAAATAGTGTCACGAGTGTGACCTTTTTTTTATTCCGCCGTCGCTTAGCTACGCgacaacatacaaacaaacaaacatcagcGCTGTGGGCCAGCGTCCGGGAGCTGCAGCTAGCCCGGAGCCGTGGCTAATATTAGCATGTCTGAACCCACAGTGACATCCACTGGAGTCAGCCGGGGGAGAAGAGGCTGACAGGAGGCACCAACTGGCAGCCCAAGGCTGCGCCCTCCACGACCTGGAACCCCGTCTCCATGGTGATCACACAAAGGCCCCTGTCATcgtagcagccccccccccccccccctccccgcgctATACATTAACTATCGTCTGAGAAAGAAGGACGCTACGGCCTTCGCCGATGGCGCCGTTTTTTCCGAGGCTTTTGTTGGTGTGACAGAACGTTCTGTGCCACGAGTGTGTCTCCTTATCGGCTGTCTTGTGTTGTGTCTCTCTCCGGTAGCCCACGTCTGTCATGGCCTACCCCGCCACGACGCCAACGAACATGATGGGATACGGCATGGTAAGTGGCgttcacccccccccgccaccacggTTCACACACTGTCACCCCTAACAGTTATCGTCATTTAACAAATCAATGTTTGTTTCGATTAATcagtttcatgttttttttttgtgtcaggGGGGCATCATAAACACACGGcatgttaagccctttgagactgtacctttGATTAAGGGCTGCACAAATTAAGTCTTGTTTGCATTATTTTGACAAAAGCCAACTCTAAAGCCCACTTTTCATGCTAACAAATAACAAGGCTCCGTTACAATGCAACGTCATAAAACCAGGATCGGATGACACCGAGAAACACAGGGAAATGTAAAACATCAGCactaacctcccccccccccctctgccctccctctGCCGCAGCCCCCACCCATGGGTTCCATGGGGATGATGACCCAATCCACCATGATGTACAGCCAGCCCATCATGCGGCCCCCTAACCCATTCGGCTCTGTGTCCAGCGCGCAGGTACGAGTGAGCGCTTTGGCTCAGGACACCTTCACACGTTCGGTTGCCGTGGTGAAcgtctgttaaaaaaaaaaaaagggccagGATTGTCCATCGTTGACCGGTTCGTTTGCCCTGTGTTCACTGGTGTCACGTGTCATGATCCCATCGTGGTGACAgcccagtgtgtgtggtggtgtgagtgtgtatgatgTGGCCTCCGACGCTAACCCCAACACTGGGCCCCTTTATTCCCTCCTCCGGAGAAGGAAGCGCTGGATCGTCCATCCGTCCTTCGACTTGACTACCCTTGTTTATCTCTCCTTCACTTCCTTTCTGCCTTCCGTCTT harbors:
- the picalmb gene encoding phosphatidylinositol binding clathrin assembly protein b isoform X1, producing MSGQSITDRITAAQHSVTGSAVSKTVCKATTHEIMGPKKKHLDYLIHCTNEMNVNIPQLADSLFERTTNTSWVVVFKSLITTQHLMVYGNERFVQYLASRNTLFNLSNFLDKSGLQGYDMSTFIRRYSRYLNEKAVSYRQVAFDFTKVKRGVDGVMRMMNTEKLLKTIPIIQNQMDALLDFNVSSVNANELTNGVINAAFMLLFKDSIRLFAAYNEGIINLLEKYFDMKKTQCKEGLDIYKKFLTRMTRISEFLKVAEQVGIDRGDIPDLSQAPSSLLEALEQHLASLEGKKVKDSTAASRASTLSNAVSSLASTGMSFTKVDEREKQAALEEEQARLKALKEQRLKELSKRPSFATTDTSPVSTTGGTISTAPAIDLFSTPSCSNGALKMESDLFDLQSTFQPSMQSGSAGLPVATAWADPFTSAEAGDDSMPNLNPFLSKIVVDAAHIPVVSSDGVSFPSRTSAHEMFGDRYNPFIDTNSSVSTNYKRTVRIEHSMSDSFCGPAPGPQHHHQPPYPTESSAVAGLFRGYSTPQPASQQPTPSGGLQVDFESVFGVKAAGGNVLVSDDISGSILKPTLAGSSQGLCSMTNQDRLVSDDLDSSLANLVGNLGIGNGTSKNDIHWSQPGEKRLTGGTNWQPKAAPSTTWNPVSMPTSVMAYPATTPTNMMGYGMPPPMGSMGMMTQSTMMYSQPIMRPPNPFGSVSSAQPSAASSPSSQSPLRAPGQDPFAQLSLKDFL
- the picalmb gene encoding phosphatidylinositol binding clathrin assembly protein b isoform X4; its protein translation is MSGQSITDRITAAQHSVTGSAVSKTVCKATTHEIMGPKKKHLDYLIHCTNEMNVNIPQLADSLFERTTNTSWVVVFKSLITTQHLMVYGNERFVQYLASRNTLFNLSNFLDKSGLQGYDMSTFIRRYSRYLNEKAVSYRQVAFDFTKVKRGVDGVMRMMNTEKLLKTIPIIQNQMDALLDFNVNANELTNGVINAAFMLLFKDSIRLFAAYNEGIINLLEKYFDMKKTQCKEGLDIYKKFLTRMTRISEFLKVAEQVGIDRGDIPDLSQAPSSLLEALEQHLASLEGKKVKDSTAASRASTLSNAVSSLASTGMSFTKVDEREKQAALEEEQARLKALKRLKELSKRPSFATTDTSPVSTTGGTISTAPAIDLFSTPSCSNGALKMESDLFDLQSTFQPSMQSGSAGLPVATAWADPFTSAEAGDDSMPNLNPFLSKIVVDAAHIPVVSSDGVSFPSRTSAHEMFGDRYNPFIDTNSSVSTNYKRTVRIEHSMSDSFCGPAPGPQHHHQPPYPTESSAVAGLFRGYSTPQPASQQPTPSGGLQVDFESVFGVKAAGGNVLVSDDISGSILKPTLAGSSQGLCSMTNQDRLVSDDLDSSLANLVGNLGIGNGTSKNDIHWSQPGEKRLTGGTNWQPKAAPSTTWNPVSMPTSVMAYPATTPTNMMGYGMPPPMGSMGMMTQSTMMYSQPIMRPPNPFGSVSSAQPSAASSPSSQSPLRAPGQDPFAQLSLKDFL
- the picalmb gene encoding phosphatidylinositol binding clathrin assembly protein b isoform X2, with translation MSGQSITDRITAAQHSVTGSAVSKTVCKATTHEIMGPKKKHLDYLIHCTNEMNVNIPQLADSLFERTTNTSWVVVFKSLITTQHLMVYGNERFVQYLASRNTLFNLSNFLDKSGLQGYDMSTFIRRYSRYLNEKAVSYRQVAFDFTKVKRGVDGVMRMMNTEKLLKTIPIIQNQMDALLDFNVSSVNANELTNGVINAAFMLLFKDSIRLFAAYNEGIINLLEKYFDMKKTQCKEGLDIYKKFLTRMTRISEFLKVAEQVGIDRGDIPDLSQAPSSLLEALEQHLASLEGKKVKDSTAASRASTLSNAVSSLASTGMSFTKVDEREKQAALEEEQARLKALKRLKELSKRPSFATTDTSPVSTTGGTISTAPAIDLFSTPSCSNGALKMESDLFDLQSTFQPSMQSGSAGLPVATAWADPFTSAEAGDDSMPNLNPFLSKIVVDAAHIPVVSSDGVSFPSRTSAHEMFGDRYNPFIDTNSSVSTNYKRTVRIEHSMSDSFCGPAPGPQHHHQPPYPTESSAVAGLFRGYSTPQPASQQPTPSGGLQVDFESVFGVKAAGGNVLVSDDISGSILKPTLAGSSQGLCSMTNQDRLVSDDLDSSLANLVGNLGIGNGTSKNDIHWSQPGEKRLTGGTNWQPKAAPSTTWNPVSMPTSVMAYPATTPTNMMGYGMPPPMGSMGMMTQSTMMYSQPIMRPPNPFGSVSSAQPSAASSPSSQSPLRAPGQDPFAQLSLKDFL
- the picalmb gene encoding phosphatidylinositol binding clathrin assembly protein b isoform X7, which produces MSGQSITDRITAAQHSVTGSAVSKTVCKATTHEIMGPKKKHLDYLIHCTNEMNVNIPQLADSLFERTTNTSWVVVFKSLITTQHLMVYGNERFVQYLASRNTLFNLSNFLDKSGLQGYDMSTFIRRYSRYLNEKAVSYRQVAFDFTKVKRGVDGVMRMMNTEKLLKTIPIIQNQMDALLDFNVSSVNANELTNGVINAAFMLLFKDSIRLFAAYNEGIINLLEKYFDMKKTQCKEGLDIYKKFLTRMTRISEFLKVAEQVGIDRGDIPDLSQAPSSLLEALEQHLASLEGKKVKDSTAASRASTLSNAVSSLASTGMSFTKVDEREKQAALEEEQARLKALKEQRLKELSKRPSFATTDTSPVSTTGGTISTAPAIDLFSTPSCSNGALKMESDLFDLQSTFQPSMQSGSAGLPVATAWAGYSTPQPASQQPTPSGGLQVDFESVFGVKAAGGNVLVSDDISGSILKPTLAGSSQGLCSMTNQDRLVSDDLDSSLANLVGNLGIGNGTSKNDIHWSQPGEKRLTGGTNWQPKAAPSTTWNPVSMPTSVMAYPATTPTNMMGYGMPPPMGSMGMMTQSTMMYSQPIMRPPNPFGSVSSAQPSAASSPSSQSPLRAPGQDPFAQLSLKDFL
- the picalmb gene encoding phosphatidylinositol binding clathrin assembly protein b isoform X3 — encoded protein: MSGQSITDRITAAQHSVTGSAVSKTVCKATTHEIMGPKKKHLDYLIHCTNEMNVNIPQLADSLFERTTNTSWVVVFKSLITTQHLMVYGNERFVQYLASRNTLFNLSNFLDKSGLQGYDMSTFIRRYSRYLNEKAVSYRQVAFDFTKVKRGVDGVMRMMNTEKLLKTIPIIQNQMDALLDFNVNANELTNGVINAAFMLLFKDSIRLFAAYNEGIINLLEKYFDMKKTQCKEGLDIYKKFLTRMTRISEFLKVAEQVGIDRGDIPDLSQAPSSLLEALEQHLASLEGKKVKDSTAASRASTLSNAVSSLASTGMSFTKVDEREKQAALEEEQARLKALKEQRLKELSKRPSFATTDTSPVSTTGGTISTAPAIDLFSTPSCSNGALKMESDLFDLQSTFQPSMQSGSAGLPVATAWADPFTSAEAGDDSMPNLNPFLSKIVVDAAHIPVVSSDGVSFPSRTSAHEMFGDRYNPFIDTNSSVSTNYKRTVRIEHSMSDSFCGPAPGPQHHHQPPYPTESSAVAGLFRGYSTPQPASQQPTPSGGLQVDFESVFGVKAAGGNVLVSDDISGSILKPTLAGSSQGLCSMTNQDRLVSDDLDSSLANLVGNLGIGNGTSKNDIHWSQPGEKRLTGGTNWQPKAAPSTTWNPVSMPTSVMAYPATTPTNMMGYGMPPPMGSMGMMTQSTMMYSQPIMRPPNPFGSVSSAQPSAASSPSSQSPLRAPGQDPFAQLSLKDFL
- the picalmb gene encoding phosphatidylinositol binding clathrin assembly protein b isoform X5 — translated: MSGQSITDRITAAQHSVTGSAVSKTVCKATTHEIMGPKKKHLDYLIHCTNEMNVNIPQLADSLFERTTNTSWVVVFKSLITTQHLMVYGNERFVQYLASRNTLFNLSNFLDKSGLQGYDMSTFIRRYSRYLNEKAVSYRQVAFDFTKVKRGVDGVMRMMNTEKLLKTIPIIQNQMDALLDFNVSSVNANELTNGVINAAFMLLFKDSIRLFAAYNEGIINLLEKYFDMKKTQCKEGLDIYKKFLTRMTRISEFLKVAEQVGIDRGDIPDLSQAPSSLLEALEQHLASLEGKKVKDSTAASRASTLSNAVSSLASTGMSFTKVDEREKQAALEEEQARLKALKEQRLKELSKRPSFATTDTSPVSTTGGTISTAPAIDLFSTPSCSNGALKMESDLFDLQSTFQPSMQSGSAGLPVATAWADPFTSAEAGDDSMPNLNPFLSKIVVDAAHIPVVSSDGVSFPSRTSAHEMFGDRYNPFIDTNSSVSTNYKRTVRIEHSMSDSFCGPAPGPQHHHQPPYPTESSAVAGLFRGYSTPQPASQQPTPSGGLQVDFESVFGVKAAGGNVLVSDDISGSILKPTLAGSSQGLCSMTNQDRLVSDDLDSSLANLVGNLGIGNGTSKNDIHWSQPGEKRLTGGTNWQPKAAPSTTWNPVSMPTSVMAYPATTPTNMMGYGMPPPMGSMGMMTQSTMMYSQPIMRPPNPFGSVSSAQMQFM